TAATGCTAAGGTTGGCACTATGGGCACTGGGCATAGCTTTGTCCTTTCCCTGAACTTCAACTCCTTGAATTTCAGCAAAACGATCCACGTAATCGTTAAAGTTGGTGAGGAGAATGTACTCGCGAAAATCTTCCAAAGCTACCCCGGTATAACGGGGTAGCCAATTGTCTACTATTTCTTTTTTAGTTTTCATGCTATGTTTGTTTGATGCAACCGCTCAATCTTCCGCCCTATCCTTTTCAAATATTTAAGGAGGGCGAAAAGTATAAAATCCTAGACCCGATCCGAAAGAAAAGGCTGGTATTAACACCCGAAGAATGGGTGAGGCAGCATATAGTTATGTATTTGATTAAAGAGAAAAGTTTTCCTTCAGGGTTATTAAAGATGGAAACAGGAATTAAACATAACCAACGATTCGGGCGAACGGACGCACTATTCTTAAATCGGGACGGAAACCCGCTGGTGCTCATTGAGTGCAAGGCGCCAGACGTCAAAATCAATGCGGAAACCTTCCATCAAGTGGCGCGTTACAATAGTGCTATCGAGTCGCCTTATGTGATTATGACCAACGGATTGGAGCATATGGTTATTCACTTAGCGATCCAAGAAAGACGAATCTTGTCTTTGACGGATTTACCTGACTATAAATACCTTTAAACTAAATTGACTGATTCCATGAAATATTTTGTACTTCCTTTTCTGCTTCTAGGATTGGCGCTTCACGCGCAAAACCGAGAGAACTTTAATATTGAATTGAGATCTGCACTTAAAACGATGGATCCTTCAAAAGAATTACATCTCTATGTTCGAGGTGATCTCGGCGAAATTACATCCTACATTCGAGAGAATGGCGGAGTAATTAAAGGAGTTGTTGGAAATATCGCTTCAGTGAGAATTCCTGCCGGAAATATGGAAGCACTCCGCACCGCGGAGTACATTGATTTCATTGAATTCTCATTGTCGAAGCCACAAATGCTGGCTGATGTGATGATTACCAATAACAATATCCACCCCATACATGCAGGTGCAGAACCCCTGCCACAGGCCTATTTGGGAGAGGATGTTATTATAGGAATGATTGACTCGGGAATTGAGTTGGATCATCCCGACTTTCAAAATGAAGATGGAACTACCAGAGTCATATCCCTATGGGATCATACACAGGATGAGGTAGATCCCTTCAGAGTTCCTGAACCATATGGCTATGGACAGGAATGGAATGCAGAAGACATAAACGAAGACATTGATGGTCACGACGATCAATCTCAATGGTTTGGACATGGTTCTACGGTGACAGGTGTGGCTACGGGTAACGCGAATGCCACCGGCAACTTTATTGGAGTCGCACCCCTTGCAGATATTATTGTTGTTTCTTCAGATTTTTCCAGAGAAAATTGGAAGTCCTCCATTGCAGATGCGGTCGCTTTCATCTTCAATAAGGCCGATGAATT
This portion of the Cryomorphaceae bacterium 1068 genome encodes:
- a CDS encoding type I restriction enzyme HsdR N-terminal domain-containing protein; protein product: MQPLNLPPYPFQIFKEGEKYKILDPIRKKRLVLTPEEWVRQHIVMYLIKEKSFPSGLLKMETGIKHNQRFGRTDALFLNRDGNPLVLIECKAPDVKINAETFHQVARYNSAIESPYVIMTNGLEHMVIHLAIQERRILSLTDLPDYKYL